The following are from one region of the Candidatus Shapirobacteria bacterium genome:
- a CDS encoding ABC transporter permease yields MKLWETIIESISTLSLNKMRTGLAALGIIIGIGSVIALVSIGQGSQKAIETQIQSLGANLLTVMPGSQRSGNVRTSSGNTTLTLEDANAIMSSSQITAVQSVSPELSRRFQIIAGKNNTNTQVYGVYPAYSQIRKVNLTSGVFISQMDVDSLSRVAVLGPTTATNLFGEGVDPLGQTIRINKQSFRVVGVTESKGGSGFNNQDDIIFAPLSTVQKQLAGVDYLSSIAVEAKSQNLMTEAQNQVGYFLLERHKLSDPVDADFSIMSQSDILNTASQVTGTFTTLLSGIAAISLLVGGIGIMNIMLVTVTERTREIGLRKALGAKRKTIITQFLVESVILTFFGGLIGMIFGIAISLILSKLLNFPSAISLSSILLAVSVSGFIGIVFGWYPAQRASKLAPIEALRYE; encoded by the coding sequence ATGAAACTTTGGGAAACAATTATCGAAAGTATTAGCACTTTAAGTTTAAACAAAATGAGAACCGGTTTGGCGGCTCTGGGAATTATCATCGGTATCGGCAGTGTCATCGCTCTGGTTTCCATTGGTCAGGGGAGTCAAAAAGCCATCGAAACCCAAATTCAATCACTCGGTGCTAATTTGCTGACAGTCATGCCGGGTAGTCAACGCAGCGGAAATGTCCGGACATCTTCCGGCAATACTACCCTTACCCTTGAAGATGCCAATGCCATTATGTCCTCTTCGCAGATCACCGCCGTCCAGAGTGTCTCCCCCGAATTATCCAGAAGATTCCAAATAATTGCCGGTAAAAATAATACCAATACACAGGTATATGGAGTATATCCTGCGTATTCTCAAATCAGAAAGGTAAATCTGACCAGTGGTGTTTTTATCAGTCAAATGGATGTAGATTCACTGTCCAGAGTAGCTGTTCTGGGGCCTACTACTGCCACCAATCTTTTTGGCGAAGGTGTCGATCCCCTCGGCCAAACTATCCGAATCAACAAGCAGAGCTTTAGAGTTGTCGGTGTTACCGAAAGTAAGGGCGGCAGCGGTTTCAACAATCAGGACGACATCATTTTTGCCCCGCTTTCTACCGTTCAAAAACAGTTGGCCGGAGTTGACTATCTTAGCTCTATCGCCGTTGAAGCCAAATCACAAAATCTGATGACTGAAGCGCAAAATCAAGTCGGCTATTTCCTGTTGGAGCGTCACAAGTTAAGTGATCCTGTTGATGCTGATTTTTCTATTATGTCTCAAAGTGATATTTTAAACACCGCTTCACAAGTCACGGGAACTTTTACCACCCTTTTAAGCGGTATTGCGGCCATATCCCTACTGGTTGGGGGAATCGGCATTATGAATATCATGTTGGTTACCGTTACCGAACGGACTCGGGAAATTGGTCTCCGCAAAGCCTTGGGCGCCAAACGGAAAACAATTATTACCCAATTTTTAGTCGAATCAGTTATTTTGACCTTCTTCGGAGGATTAATCGGGATGATTTTCGGTATTGCAATATCGCTTATCCTTTCAAAGCTTTTAAATTTTCCCAGCGCTATTTCTCTGTCCTCAATTCTCCTGGCTGTCAGCGTCTCCGGATTTATTGGCATTGTTTTTGGTTGGTATCCGGCCCAACGAGCTTCAAAACTTGCTCCGATTGAAGCTCTCCGTTATGAATAA
- a CDS encoding DUF5666 domain-containing protein codes for MAKQNNIIWVLLIVLFTGAGFFGGTKYQLSKIVSQRGQFGDRMLSGAVGNNTQANRMRLGGGQIVGEISAQDENTITVNLPDGSSKIILLSEKTAINKASQGLLTDLKVGEKVAIFGSVNTDGSVTAQNIQLNPIVGNTQITPPVQP; via the coding sequence ATGGCAAAACAAAACAACATAATTTGGGTTCTTTTAATCGTTTTATTTACTGGGGCTGGTTTTTTTGGTGGCACAAAGTATCAACTTAGTAAAATCGTTTCCCAAAGGGGTCAATTTGGTGACCGGATGTTATCCGGAGCGGTCGGTAATAATACTCAGGCCAATAGAATGCGTCTCGGTGGGGGGCAAATAGTTGGTGAAATTTCCGCTCAGGACGAAAACACCATAACAGTAAATTTACCCGACGGTAGCTCAAAAATTATTCTCCTATCCGAAAAAACTGCCATCAACAAAGCTAGCCAGGGTTTATTAACTGACCTAAAAGTCGGCGAAAAAGTCGCTATTTTCGGTTCAGTAAACACCGATGGAAGCGTTACGGCTCAAAACATTCAGCTCAATCCTATTGTCGGGAATACCCAAATTACCCCCCCGGTTCAACCTTAA
- a CDS encoding ABC transporter ATP-binding protein has product MAKTFVKFYQFIFRYKTSFLVFIVTLVASGILENLSPYILKLLIDNASKGNFEVLFGLLLGLVGMRITSNFIDALSIYLGDKIQIPAARDARIAVFKKIQDLDFAFHVNKNTGSLISAFKRGDGAFFNLFQNFHHEVLKTIVSLGVVLFFFSKINSVILVVMLGLFVINVAVMSLLIKFNLKTRKEFNDSEDRISGIITDNLINYETVKFFAQEDQEENRLRTEFKDWFIKMWRFSNSFRLMDISIGTISNLGLFVILAVMVRMLTKQQIGLGDFVMVSSFVSGFYYRFFGLFFQFRNIAKSFIDLGKYFDILDDDIIVKDPGVSKKIELVRGKIELEDAEFSYPGNKKKVLGKINLLIEPGQSVAFVGRSGAGKTTLVKLILRFYDLTSGKIMLDGIDIRDMDKSYLRSFMGVVPQEPVLFNNTIGFNIGYGNKDVGLGSIKAAAKLANLDKFIEELPEKYETQVGERGIKLSGGQKQRLAIARAMLINPKVLIFDEATSNLDSESEGLVQDALWKTAANRTVLIIAHRFSTIRRADKIIVMDKGKIAETGTHQELLEIDNGIYRKLWELQARGKLEQESGGLMTPN; this is encoded by the coding sequence ATGGCCAAAACTTTTGTTAAATTCTACCAATTTATTTTTAGATATAAAACCAGTTTTTTGGTTTTTATAGTCACTTTGGTGGCGTCGGGGATATTGGAAAACCTGAGCCCATATATATTAAAGCTGTTAATTGATAACGCCAGTAAAGGAAACTTTGAAGTACTTTTTGGCTTACTTTTGGGGCTGGTTGGGATGAGAATAACATCGAACTTTATCGATGCATTGTCGATTTATTTGGGCGATAAAATTCAGATACCGGCGGCAAGGGATGCCAGGATAGCGGTGTTTAAAAAAATCCAGGATTTGGACTTTGCTTTTCATGTAAATAAAAATACCGGATCACTGATCTCGGCTTTTAAAAGAGGCGACGGGGCGTTTTTTAATCTGTTCCAGAACTTTCACCACGAGGTATTAAAAACCATAGTCAGCCTGGGGGTGGTACTTTTTTTCTTTTCAAAAATCAACTCGGTAATATTGGTTGTAATGCTCGGACTATTCGTAATTAATGTCGCGGTGATGAGTTTGCTGATAAAGTTTAATCTTAAAACAAGAAAGGAATTTAATGATTCGGAAGACAGAATTTCCGGCATTATTACCGATAATTTAATAAATTACGAAACTGTAAAATTTTTTGCCCAGGAAGATCAGGAGGAAAACCGATTGAGGACTGAATTCAAAGACTGGTTTATTAAAATGTGGCGCTTTAGTAATAGCTTCCGTTTGATGGATATATCAATCGGCACCATCTCCAACCTAGGGTTATTTGTAATATTGGCAGTTATGGTGAGAATGTTGACTAAACAACAGATTGGCCTTGGCGATTTTGTGATGGTATCCAGTTTCGTATCCGGGTTTTATTATCGATTTTTCGGACTATTTTTCCAGTTTAGAAATATCGCCAAGAGTTTTATTGATTTGGGAAAATATTTTGATATTCTTGACGATGACATTATCGTTAAAGACCCCGGTGTATCAAAAAAAATCGAGCTTGTGAGAGGAAAAATAGAACTCGAAGATGCCGAGTTTTCATATCCGGGAAACAAAAAGAAGGTTTTGGGAAAAATTAATTTATTGATTGAGCCGGGACAGTCGGTGGCTTTTGTGGGAAGATCCGGAGCCGGGAAAACCACACTGGTTAAACTGATATTAAGATTTTATGATCTGACTTCCGGGAAAATAATGCTAGACGGAATAGATATCAGAGACATGGATAAGAGTTATTTGCGATCGTTTATGGGGGTGGTTCCGCAGGAGCCTGTATTGTTTAATAATACCATCGGTTTTAACATCGGTTATGGAAACAAAGATGTCGGCCTTGGTTCTATTAAAGCGGCGGCAAAATTAGCTAATTTGGATAAATTTATCGAGGAGCTACCGGAAAAATATGAGACTCAGGTCGGAGAAAGAGGAATCAAGCTCTCGGGGGGACAAAAACAAAGATTGGCCATCGCCAGGGCCATGCTTATTAACCCTAAAGTATTAATTTTTGATGAGGCGACCAGTAACCTGGATTCAGAATCAGAAGGTCTAGTACAGGACGCTTTATGGAAAACGGCTGCCAACAGGACGGTTTTGATAATTGCCCATCGGTTTTCAACTATCAGAAGGGCAGATAAAATTATTGTCATGGATAAAGGGAAAATTGCGGAAACAGGAACGCATCAGGAATTACTGGAAATTGACAATGGGATATATAGGAAGTTGTGGGAACTTCAGGCTCGAGGAAAACTAGAACAGGAAAGTGGGGGGCTGATGACGCCAAATTGA
- a CDS encoding 2-oxoacid:acceptor oxidoreductase subunit alpha produces the protein MPSQVFTIKIAAPAGLGVKSGGQLLSKALVAHGFNIKDYNEYPSLVRGGHNTYQVSACIDKIYAPHFSVDLFFSVQSGHWQPHVDEFHDDSLIFGDEPFENTSTKGHYINLPIKELSTSVGNNLVGNTICLGVAAFLLGLSTEIAKNSITSQYGKNAEINHQAFNVGYTYAKNNYSQFVQKLNLPKVDNKNGLICDGNESLGWGFLQSGGNFYAAYPMTPATGILHFLAEKQKDYKLTVLHPEDEIAVANIGAGAAFAGARVAVGTSGGGFVLMDEAISFCGIAEIGMVYYLVSRPGPATGLPTWTAQGDLLHAIYAGHGEFPKIVLAPGSHQECFDFSALALNLAAQLQTPIIVLSDKYLGESCSNVADFSKSKVAIEEGSVVKAPDNNFRRYSLKTQSGVSPLTLPGTVNGEFLSNSYEHDERGFSTELPEMSKQMMEKRMTKLKTALDLLPGPMLYGNTNAKKLIISWGSTTQPVLEALKNLPDYAFLQIRSLWPIGQEVSNIVEKYQSVAVIEANQTGQLTTLLKSQFNFHPTSQILKFNGRPFYPEEIAKLLTL, from the coding sequence ATGCCATCGCAAGTCTTTACCATAAAAATTGCCGCTCCGGCCGGGCTTGGGGTCAAGTCCGGCGGCCAGCTTCTATCAAAAGCGTTGGTCGCTCATGGATTTAACATCAAAGACTACAATGAATATCCGTCGTTGGTTCGGGGTGGCCACAATACTTATCAGGTCAGCGCTTGTATTGACAAAATCTATGCTCCCCATTTTTCCGTTGACCTCTTTTTCTCCGTCCAAAGCGGCCATTGGCAGCCACATGTAGACGAATTTCACGATGATTCCTTGATCTTTGGGGACGAACCATTTGAGAATACTTCCACCAAAGGTCATTATATTAATCTCCCCATTAAAGAACTATCTACTTCGGTAGGAAACAATTTGGTGGGCAATACTATTTGTTTGGGAGTGGCGGCTTTTCTTTTAGGTCTCAGTACAGAGATTGCAAAAAATAGTATTACGAGTCAATACGGCAAAAACGCGGAGATAAATCATCAGGCTTTTAATGTCGGTTACACTTACGCCAAAAACAATTACTCCCAATTTGTTCAAAAATTAAATTTACCAAAGGTAGATAATAAAAATGGTCTAATCTGCGACGGCAACGAATCACTCGGATGGGGTTTTCTACAATCAGGCGGGAATTTTTATGCTGCTTATCCCATGACTCCGGCCACAGGGATTTTGCATTTTCTGGCCGAAAAACAAAAAGATTATAAGCTGACTGTACTTCATCCCGAAGATGAGATTGCCGTTGCCAATATTGGAGCCGGTGCCGCCTTTGCCGGTGCCCGTGTTGCAGTTGGAACATCGGGTGGGGGATTCGTCCTTATGGATGAAGCCATCAGTTTTTGCGGCATTGCGGAAATTGGCATGGTTTATTATTTGGTTTCCCGCCCGGGCCCGGCTACTGGTTTGCCCACCTGGACTGCTCAGGGCGATTTGCTCCATGCCATTTATGCCGGTCATGGCGAATTTCCAAAAATTGTTTTAGCCCCGGGAAGCCATCAGGAATGTTTTGATTTTTCTGCCCTGGCTTTGAACCTTGCCGCTCAACTACAAACGCCGATTATCGTCCTAAGCGACAAATATCTTGGTGAGTCCTGTAGCAATGTCGCTGATTTTTCAAAATCAAAGGTAGCTATAGAAGAGGGTTCTGTCGTCAAAGCTCCGGACAATAACTTTCGCCGATATTCCCTAAAAACCCAAAGTGGAGTTTCCCCATTAACCCTTCCGGGTACGGTCAACGGTGAATTTCTAAGCAATAGCTATGAGCACGACGAAAGAGGTTTTTCGACAGAATTACCTGAAATGTCCAAGCAAATGATGGAAAAAAGAATGACAAAACTAAAAACTGCTCTGGATCTTCTTCCCGGCCCCATGCTTTATGGCAACACAAACGCCAAGAAACTAATAATAAGCTGGGGGTCAACCACACAGCCGGTTCTTGAGGCTTTAAAGAACTTACCCGATTATGCCTTTTTACAAATCCGCAGTCTTTGGCCGATTGGCCAAGAAGTCTCAAATATTGTCGAAAAATATCAATCTGTCGCCGTCATTGAAGCCAACCAAACCGGTCAGTTAACCACTCTTTTAAAATCTCAATTTAATTTTCATCCCACCTCTCAAATATTAAAATTTAACGGCCGCCCCTTTTACCCCGAAGAGATAGCCAAACTTTTAACTTTATGA
- a CDS encoding thiamine pyrophosphate-dependent enzyme, with translation MNFKTNIIPTWCPGCSNYLLSSGIQQTLTKLNVSTSDLVIAYDIGCAGNMADFINSFGAHTLHGRCIPFAIGAKVANPSLTVCAVGGDGGIYGEGLNHLIAAARMNIDITVFVANNHLYSLTTGQTSPTTAKGTKTKSTPLGAPGVPLDPVKLVKAVNPEVFAETVDSKDVGKLNELIESAMKFRGFSLLDTAQFCLAFGK, from the coding sequence ATGAACTTTAAAACAAACATAATCCCCACCTGGTGTCCGGGGTGCAGCAACTACTTACTTTCTTCGGGAATTCAGCAAACTCTAACAAAGCTTAATGTTTCGACCTCTGACTTGGTTATCGCCTATGATATCGGCTGTGCCGGTAATATGGCTGATTTTATTAATTCTTTTGGTGCCCACACCCTTCATGGCCGGTGCATCCCTTTCGCAATCGGTGCAAAAGTTGCCAATCCGTCACTGACCGTTTGTGCGGTTGGGGGTGACGGAGGAATATATGGTGAGGGGTTAAATCATTTAATCGCTGCTGCCCGGATGAACATAGACATTACCGTTTTTGTCGCCAATAACCATCTTTATTCATTAACCACCGGCCAGACCAGCCCCACTACCGCCAAGGGGACCAAAACTAAATCAACTCCACTTGGTGCTCCCGGCGTTCCACTTGACCCGGTTAAATTAGTCAAGGCAGTCAACCCGGAAGTTTTTGCCGAAACTGTTGATTCAAAAGATGTTGGTAAACTAAACGAATTAATCGAATCAGCCATGAAGTTCAGGGGGTTCTCCCTTCTTGATACTGCCCAATTTTGCCTTGCCTTCGGTAAATAG
- a CDS encoding methyltransferase domain-containing protein: MNKDTSWQKVGKWYSELVSESGHYYHQHVILPNLLRLMDLKTNDRVIDLACGQGILGRYLPVGPKYIGLDAAKNLIQEAVKLDKNINHKYFVEDVSKEIKLNSFFSHVAIILALQNIKHAFRVVRNASRLLEKDGRFFIVLNHPAFRIPQHSGWGVDKERGIQYRKIEAYMSPLEIPIESSPFDKKNNQLTYTFHYPLSAYCEMLSDNGFVIEKIEEWISDKKSEGGMAKTEDKARMEIPLFMAIVARIIK; encoded by the coding sequence ATGAATAAAGATACTTCATGGCAGAAAGTCGGAAAGTGGTATTCCGAGTTGGTTTCGGAAAGTGGGCATTATTATCACCAACACGTGATTTTGCCAAACCTTTTGAGGCTGATGGACCTAAAAACAAACGATAGGGTGATTGACTTGGCTTGCGGGCAGGGAATTTTGGGCAGGTATTTGCCGGTTGGGCCAAAATATATCGGGCTGGATGCGGCAAAGAATTTAATTCAAGAGGCGGTGAAGCTTGATAAAAATATTAACCATAAATATTTTGTCGAGGATGTTTCAAAGGAGATAAAATTAAATAGTTTCTTTAGCCACGTCGCCATAATTTTGGCTTTACAAAACATTAAACACGCTTTTAGAGTGGTAAGAAACGCCAGTAGATTACTCGAAAAAGATGGACGTTTTTTCATAGTTTTAAACCATCCGGCTTTCCGAATACCCCAACACAGTGGATGGGGGGTAGACAAAGAAAGGGGTATCCAGTACCGGAAAATCGAGGCTTATATGTCGCCCTTGGAAATCCCCATCGAGAGTAGCCCCTTTGATAAAAAAAATAACCAACTGACCTATACTTTTCACTATCCCCTATCGGCTTACTGCGAAATGCTATCGGACAATGGATTCGTAATAGAAAAAATTGAGGAGTGGATATCGGATAAAAAAAGTGAGGGTGGGATGGCAAAAACTGAAGACAAGGCGAGGATGGAAATACCGTTATTTATGGCGATTGTGGCAAGAATTATAAAATAG
- a CDS encoding DUF1648 domain-containing protein, with the protein MKKNIPIFIIALSFLLGFYFYPKVPELVATHWGASGQVDGYSPKAFGLFFMPILLIGLYLLFRFLPSTDPYKKNFKQFEHHFNNFVVIIFIFLFYLFCLTLIWNSGYQFNMVQFLAPAFALLFYYTGVLTSVAKRNWFVGIRTPWTMSSDIVWDKTHAIGGKLFKAVGVISLAGILFPGSAALLIFLPVIFASIFVFAYSYYLYQKENHES; encoded by the coding sequence ATGAAGAAAAACATTCCAATTTTTATTATCGCCCTTTCTTTCTTGTTGGGTTTTTATTTTTACCCCAAGGTTCCTGAACTGGTTGCTACCCACTGGGGAGCCTCCGGCCAGGTCGATGGTTATTCCCCAAAGGCATTTGGCCTGTTTTTTATGCCAATTCTTTTAATTGGGCTATATCTGCTTTTTCGTTTCCTGCCATCGACTGATCCCTACAAAAAAAACTTTAAGCAATTCGAACATCATTTTAACAATTTTGTTGTTATCATCTTTATTTTTTTATTCTACTTATTTTGCCTTACTTTAATTTGGAATTCAGGTTATCAATTTAATATGGTTCAGTTTCTGGCGCCGGCCTTTGCCCTTCTTTTTTATTACACCGGCGTTTTGACTTCTGTTGCCAAACGTAACTGGTTTGTCGGCATCCGTACTCCCTGGACCATGAGTAGTGATATCGTTTGGGATAAAACCCATGCTATTGGCGGAAAATTGTTTAAGGCCGTTGGAGTAATATCTCTTGCCGGTATTCTTTTCCCCGGCTCCGCCGCTCTCCTAATTTTTCTCCCCGTTATTTTTGCCAGTATTTTCGTCTTCGCTTACTCATATTATCTTTATCAAAAAGAAAACCATGAATCTTAA
- a CDS encoding pyridoxamine 5'-phosphate oxidase family protein — MNLNDLKESIESSILALATSTPDGRPNCIAVACCKVISDNQVLISDNFFNKTRQNLLINSQVSVAFWDPEDNPAGNRGYQLKGVAQYLTQGKWKQIVDADPDNEGLAHKAAVLVTVTEIWDLANPKLLFKQEV; from the coding sequence ATGAATCTTAATGATCTAAAAGAATCAATCGAATCGTCGATTTTAGCCCTGGCTACTTCAACTCCCGACGGCCGGCCAAATTGTATTGCCGTTGCTTGTTGCAAGGTCATTTCAGACAATCAGGTTTTAATCTCTGATAATTTTTTCAATAAAACCCGGCAAAATTTATTAATCAACAGTCAAGTATCTGTTGCTTTTTGGGATCCAGAGGACAATCCGGCCGGGAATCGTGGTTATCAACTAAAGGGAGTTGCCCAATATTTAACGCAAGGCAAGTGGAAACAAATTGTAGACGCAGATCCCGACAATGAAGGTCTTGCCCACAAGGCCGCCGTTTTAGTAACAGTTACAGAAATTTGGGACCTGGCTAATCCAAAATTACTTTTTAAACAAGAGGTTTAG